The following coding sequences lie in one Halodesulfovibrio sp. MK-HDV genomic window:
- a CDS encoding LysR family transcriptional regulator produces MDLRLLRYFIAVFEEQNITRAAQRSHVSQPSISSAIKQLEEMLGVSLFIRSKQGVVITDEAHHLYPRAKRLIEQAHSIEGLFKGNDEERHITLGVFPDLSPKRLADVLETMRQQIPGLTPRLVDVNADCDIRITVDILRNQGETWVPLWEEDYVLCMRPDHELANQEFVLPEELHQFDFIECPPCEAHQQTIGLLACAELRMNIVASGEHKSQVMHLVQAGYGISFLPDGVLETAYDLVTVPLKAPRMFKRVGFTYSADKTTSDVVSKVVATFMR; encoded by the coding sequence ATGGATTTACGATTATTACGCTACTTCATTGCTGTTTTTGAGGAACAGAATATTACACGTGCCGCTCAGCGCAGCCATGTTTCTCAGCCTTCCATTTCCAGCGCCATAAAACAGCTGGAAGAAATGCTCGGCGTTTCTTTATTCATACGCAGCAAACAAGGTGTGGTTATTACCGACGAAGCACATCACTTGTACCCTCGCGCTAAGCGACTCATAGAACAAGCACATAGCATCGAAGGCCTCTTCAAAGGAAACGATGAAGAGCGACATATTACATTAGGCGTTTTTCCCGATTTAAGCCCCAAGCGCCTTGCAGATGTTCTAGAAACTATGCGTCAACAAATCCCCGGACTCACACCACGGCTGGTTGATGTAAATGCAGACTGTGACATCCGAATCACTGTGGACATTCTCCGTAACCAAGGAGAAACATGGGTTCCGTTATGGGAAGAAGATTATGTACTCTGTATGCGCCCAGATCACGAACTTGCAAATCAGGAATTTGTATTACCTGAAGAGTTGCATCAATTCGATTTTATTGAATGCCCACCATGTGAGGCACATCAGCAGACCATCGGGCTATTAGCCTGCGCAGAATTGCGTATGAATATTGTCGCGAGCGGTGAACATAAGAGTCAGGTAATGCATCTTGTACAAGCAGGATATGGCATATCATTCTTACCAGACGGCGTATTGGAAACAGCATACGATCTGGTTACAGTTCCATTAAAAGCACCACGAATGTTTAAACGTGTCGGGTTTACCTATTCCGCCGATAAAACAACATCTGACGTTGTTTCAAAAGTTGTGGCCACCTTTATGCGATAA
- a CDS encoding SDR family oxidoreductase, whose amino-acid sequence MTKPLVVITGASSGFGEATARTLSAKGFPLLLIARRLDRLEALNLPNTICAKVDVTDREALVKAITDAEATYGPVDCIVNNAGVMLLGQAHEQNPAEWQKMIDVNMVGLLNGIYAVLPSMRERKQGTIINISSVAGRKTFPNHAVYCGTKFAVHAMSENIREEVAADNVRVIIIAPGAAETELLSHITSDTIKDGYNQWKEQMGGVMSAQHVANSIVFAYEQPQAVCIREIVLAPTLQQP is encoded by the coding sequence ATGACTAAACCACTCGTAGTCATTACAGGCGCAAGTTCAGGTTTCGGCGAAGCAACAGCTCGTACTTTAAGTGCAAAAGGTTTTCCGCTTCTTCTCATAGCCCGTCGCCTTGATCGACTTGAAGCATTAAATTTACCTAATACTATCTGCGCCAAGGTAGATGTAACAGATCGCGAAGCATTGGTAAAAGCTATAACCGATGCCGAAGCTACTTACGGCCCTGTAGACTGCATAGTAAACAATGCAGGCGTGATGCTGTTAGGTCAGGCTCATGAGCAGAATCCGGCAGAATGGCAAAAAATGATAGATGTTAACATGGTCGGACTTCTTAATGGTATTTACGCAGTTCTCCCAAGTATGCGTGAACGTAAGCAAGGAACAATCATAAACATTAGTTCAGTTGCCGGACGTAAAACATTTCCGAATCATGCTGTATATTGCGGAACAAAGTTTGCCGTGCACGCTATGAGCGAAAATATCCGTGAAGAAGTTGCAGCCGATAATGTTCGTGTAATCATCATCGCGCCAGGTGCAGCAGAGACTGAGCTTCTTAGCCATATCACGTCTGATACAATCAAAGACGGCTACAATCAGTGGAAAGAACAAATGGGCGGCGTGATGAGTGCTCAACATGTAGCCAACTCAATCGTATTTGCTTACGAACAGCCGCAGGCTGTATGCATCCGTGAAATCGTTCTTGCCCCGACACTTCAACAGCCATAG
- a CDS encoding YcaO-like family protein encodes MSSSMKYKFNLSDTVGTVGYVSCEPPADITFEEALAYLEEHPLDEFMHKFLLTSVQNFDQKKFKTMLKTAVEDYTIIKPVLAALLYETCLLYGKFSKTLALFPNDASEQLQEYTPLIYIRWFKREDKYDHIAWITKFKENIHDHKMLPLPDVAEDFDLPMLYEPCTDEFVTAATIREELLKTPHSNPWSRPPAQETTDLALSRLNKTPLFADVEMRHIASLSPIALLRKWNIDLAVKNGSLDYTLQGLATSYGRGLALNDARVGLTMEVVERSSSFVSFDKAGVVNTLKDHPLTHARYSELTAQGIAAFDPNLLSLEVQYEDEKLYWMEGHTPKLEGEGYEPILVPAQMVYMFCNLDEISLLSSPGSTGLASGNILEEAKVSALMEIFERDAEATKPFNKKECFTLTTEDPKLNMLLNDYSARGVHVMFQDITTEFGIPCYYAFVMGRLGEVFRGTGAGLDGKRAIVSALTETPYPYPQSPPSAPALRGIETRKQEELPNVSMEDPMRNVQMLEKMLIANNRRPVYVELARKDLQFPVVKALIPNMELTADFDSFTRVSHRLFSNYLRMED; translated from the coding sequence ATGTCGTCATCAATGAAATACAAATTTAATCTTTCCGATACTGTTGGCACTGTGGGATATGTTTCCTGCGAACCGCCAGCAGATATTACTTTTGAAGAAGCACTTGCATACCTTGAAGAGCATCCGCTTGACGAATTTATGCACAAATTTCTGCTGACCAGCGTTCAGAATTTTGATCAAAAGAAATTCAAAACGATGCTGAAAACAGCCGTAGAAGACTACACAATCATCAAACCTGTTCTTGCAGCATTGCTGTATGAAACATGCCTGCTTTACGGGAAATTCTCCAAAACGCTGGCGCTCTTCCCTAATGATGCCTCAGAACAGTTGCAGGAATATACTCCCCTTATCTACATCCGCTGGTTCAAGCGTGAAGATAAGTATGACCACATTGCATGGATCACCAAGTTTAAAGAAAATATCCACGACCACAAAATGCTTCCCTTGCCGGATGTTGCAGAAGACTTTGATCTGCCGATGCTCTACGAGCCTTGCACAGACGAATTTGTAACCGCCGCAACGATTCGTGAAGAACTGCTAAAAACTCCACACAGCAACCCGTGGTCACGCCCACCAGCGCAAGAAACAACAGACCTAGCACTCAGTCGGTTGAACAAAACACCACTGTTTGCCGATGTTGAAATGCGTCATATTGCATCCCTGTCTCCTATCGCGTTGTTACGCAAATGGAACATTGATCTCGCCGTTAAAAACGGTTCTCTAGACTACACACTGCAAGGCCTCGCCACATCATACGGTCGAGGGCTGGCTCTGAATGACGCACGAGTCGGACTTACCATGGAAGTTGTCGAGCGCTCATCTTCGTTTGTCTCTTTTGACAAAGCAGGCGTGGTCAACACTCTCAAAGATCATCCGCTCACACATGCCCGCTACTCTGAACTTACAGCACAGGGCATCGCAGCTTTCGATCCAAATTTACTGTCTCTTGAAGTTCAGTACGAAGATGAAAAACTCTACTGGATGGAAGGACACACGCCAAAGCTCGAAGGTGAAGGATACGAGCCAATCCTTGTGCCCGCGCAGATGGTCTACATGTTCTGCAACCTTGATGAGATTTCTCTACTCTCTTCACCGGGGTCAACCGGACTTGCATCCGGAAACATTCTGGAAGAAGCAAAAGTTTCAGCGCTTATGGAAATCTTTGAACGTGATGCAGAAGCAACAAAGCCGTTCAACAAAAAAGAATGCTTTACCCTTACCACCGAAGATCCAAAACTCAACATGCTGCTTAATGACTATTCAGCACGCGGTGTACATGTCATGTTTCAAGACATAACCACCGAGTTCGGCATCCCCTGCTACTATGCATTCGTCATGGGCAGACTTGGTGAAGTATTCCGCGGTACCGGAGCCGGACTTGATGGAAAAAGAGCCATCGTATCTGCATTAACTGAAACACCATATCCATACCCGCAAAGCCCGCCATCCGCACCAGCGCTTCGTGGTATCGAAACACGCAAGCAGGAAGAGCTTCCAAACGTCTCCATGGAAGATCCTATGCGCAACGTGCAGATGCTCGAAAAAATGCTCATCGCCAACAACAGGCGGCCTGTCTACGTTGAGCTTGCACGAAAAGATTTACAGTTCCCAGTCGTCAAAGCGCTTATTCCAAACATGGAACTTACAGCAGATTTCGACTCGTTTACTCGCGTCAGCCACAGGCTGTTTAGTAATTATTTGCGTATGGAAGACTAA